The following coding sequences lie in one Apus apus isolate bApuApu2 chromosome 16, bApuApu2.pri.cur, whole genome shotgun sequence genomic window:
- the MN1 gene encoding transcriptional activator MN1 → MFGLEQFEPQSSSRSGGQAERGFGQPGLSMSAHFKAPAFPGGGPAAAAAVDPALGALGDPPLLGMNMSLAGDAYGFPGRGPGELHGGGMQPPVHGFFGGQQPHGGHGGAHHPHQHPPHFGGNFGPDPGASCVHGGRLLGYSGALGGQTAFADGYEHMAESQGGEGFGQQRPGNLPDFQHHSAGGSNHAVPAPCLPLDQSPNRAASFHGLPAAGSSEPHGLEQRRLPAQGGVDSLEYNYPGDGPAGHFELPVFSPSEPEGQLPHYGGGRQVPAGGSFAGAPALPRAPGMAVAKAHPPQQHGVFFERFGGARKMSASLEPGASARHPLMQQQQPPQPPQQPPGLLARQNSCPPAIPRQQQAEANAPNPNLQDNGPIMQNQHAQFEYPIHRLENRNMHPYTDPMFNMQHPPPQQPPNQRLQHFDAPYVSVAKRPRFDFPGNPGVERCASWGSSMHGPAMESHLSPTGYPGLPGEFTPPAPEAFGGPLPHGGPEHPALAQRQNAALVMKQMASRSQQRLRPPSLQQLGHHGEVGPPGSLPPPAFEREPSSGARGFDPPAPHLAPDSAWFAGPPPGELLPRRMAAPGLPAEAAPHELGLQPGGAAVLFRPGAGGLGLQEPLRMAGEGPAQALASPGVHPPFAPTMGGLSQLQSPGGGVALPSAPAERRGPADFAAQPGFPFAAAARQPAAHGPAPALSASPGAYPPPPPEFPPPPPPRPAASKLGALSLGSFSKPASKDNVFGQSCLAALSTACQNMIASLGAPNLNVTFNKKSPAEAKRKLSQAEPDPPPPAAQDYFPAGPPAGAAGAGKGSGPAPLLPAESSLSPGYALEPAAGSEGKAGGGRGRGRRKRDSGHVSPGTFFEKFSASEGSGAGVSPGQPAVSAVVGGPPGAAEHGAGTPHDKPLTSPSWGKGSELLLGEQPDLMSSLDSGIQSVTKSDSSSPHVDFPDEVSTSYGNEDEVSSSSDNAASKPTRSPLLGGSPKLPRGEHALLNGQKPLALGLLSTSTSTPDSYGLSTTAGTHPGTPSMEQVRTPTSTSAQDEIHPLEILQAQIQLQRQQFSISEDQPLGLKSKKGECTGQNGDSELGSCCSEGVKGAMSTIDLDSLMAEHNSTWYLPGEKALMDGQEEDKPMVPWEKPKPPNPSKEAHDLPPSKTPAAQSGSHLQCLSVHCTDEVGEAKGRTAVPTWRSLHSDISNRFGTFVAALT, encoded by the exons ATGTTCGGGTTGGAGCAGTTCGAGCCGCAGAGCAGCAGCCGGAGCGGCGGGCAGGCAGAGCGGGGCTTCGGGCAGCCCGGACTGAGCATGAGCGCGCACTTCAAGGCGCCGGCCTTCCCCGGCggcggcccggcggcggcggcggccgtGGACCCGGCCCTGGGCGCGCTGGGCGACCCGCCCCTCCTGGGCATGAACATGAGTCTGGCCGGGGACGCCTACGGCTTCCCGGGCCGCGGCCCCGGAGAGCTGCACGGCGGCGGCATGCAACCGCCGGTGCACGGCTTCTTCGGCGGGCAGCAGCCGCACGGCGGCCACGGAGGAGCCCACCacccccaccagcaccccccGCACTTCGGCGGCAACTTCGGGCCCGACCCCGGCGCCTCCTGCGTTCACGGCGGCCGGCTCCTGGGCTACAGCGGGGCGCTGGGCGGGCAGACGGCGTTCGCCGACGGCTACGAGCACATGGCCGAGAGCCAGGGCGGTGAGGGCTTCGGGCAGCAGCGGCCCGGGAACCTGCCCGACTTCCAGCACCACAGCGCCGGCGGCTCCAACCACGCCGTGCCGgcgccctgcctgcccctcgaCCAGTCCCCCAACCGCGCCGCCTCCTTCCACGGGCTGCCGGCGGCCGGCTCCTCCGAGCCTCACGGCCTGGAGCAGCGGCGTCTGCCCGCGCAGGGCGGCGTGGACTCGCTGGAATACAATTACCCCGGCGATGGCCCCGCCGGGCACTTCGAGCTGCCCGTCTTCTCCCCGTCGGAGCCCGAGGGGCAGCTGCCACACTACGGTGGCGGGCGGCAGGTACCGGCAGGCGGCAGCTTCGCCGGGGcgcccgccctgccccgggCGCCGGGCATGGCCGTGGCCAAGGCGCACCCGCCGCAGCAGCACGGTGTCTTCTTCGAGCGCTTCGGGGGAGCGCGGAAGATGTCCGCCAGCCTGGAGCCGGGGGCCAGCGCCAGGCACCCactgatgcagcagcagcagccgccgcagccgccgcaGCAGCCGCCGGGCTTGCTGGCCAGACAGAACTCCTGCCCGCCAGCCATTCCTAGGCAACAGCAAGCAGAAGCCAACGCTCCCAACCCCAACCTGCAGGACAATGGGCCCATAATGCAGAACCAGCATGCACAGTTTGAATACCCTATTCACAGACTGGAGAACAGGAATATGCATCCCTACACCGACCCCATGTTTAATATGCAGCACCCTCCTCCGCAACAGCCACCAAATCAAAGACTGCAGCACTTCGATGCCCCCTACGTGAGCGTCGCCAAGAGGCCACGGTTCGACTTCCCCGGCAACCCCGGTGTCGAGCGCTGCGcctcctggggcagcagcatgCACGGCCCCGCCATGGAGAGCCACCTCTCCCCGACGGGCTACCCGGGCCTGCCGGGCGAGTTCACCCCGCCGGCGCCCGAGGCCTTTGGGGGGCCGCTGCCGCACGGCGGCCCCGAGCACCCGGCGCTGGCCCAGCGCCAGAACGCGGCCCTGGTGATGAAGCAGATGGCCTCGCGCAGCCAGCAGCGCCTGCGGCcgcccagcctgcagcagctggggcacCATGGCGAGGTGGGCCCGCCTGGCAGCCTGCCCCCGCCCGCCTTCGAGCGGGAGCCCAGCAGCGGTGCCCGTGGCTTCGACCCTCCGGCGCCGCACCTGGCCCCCGACAGCGCCTGGTTCGCGGGGCCGCCGCCCGGGGAGCTGCTGCCGCGGCGCAtggcggccccggggctgccggccGAGGCGGCCCCCCACGAGCTGGGCCTGCAGCCCGGCggggctgctgtgctgttcCGGCCGGGCGCTggcgggctggggctgcaggagcccctGCGGATGGCGGGCGAGGGCCCGGCACAGGCCCTGGCCTCACCTGGCGTCCACCCACCCTTTGCACCTACCATGGGTGGCCTCTCGCAGCTGCAGTCCCCGGGCGGTGGGGTGGCCCTGCCCAGCGCACCCGCCGAGCGCCGTGGCCCCGCCGACTTCGCCGCCCAGCCCGGCTTCCCCTTCGCGGCAGCGGCGCGGCAGCCCGCGGCCCACGGGCCTGCGCCTGCCCTCAGCGCCTCGCCGGGCGCCtaccccccgcccccgccggaGTTCCCCCCGCCGCCACCTCCGCGGCCTGCCGCCAGCAAGCTGGGTGCCCTCTCGCTGGGCTCCTTCAGCAAGCCCGCCAGCAAGGACAACGTCTttgggcagagctgcctggccGCCCTCTCCACTGCCTGCCAGAACATGATCGCTAGCCTGGGCGCCCCCAACCTTAACGTCACCTTCAACAAGAAGAGCCCGGCTGAGGCCAAGCGCAAGCTCAGCCAGGCCGAGCCTGACCCGCCGCCGCCCGCTGCCCAGGACTACTTCCCAGCAGGGCCACCGGCGGGTGCGGCGGGAGCAGGCAAGGGGTCAggccctgcccctctgctgcccGCCGAGAGCAGCCTCTCGCCTGGCTACGCgctggagccagcagctggcagcGAGGGCaaggcgggcggcgggcgggggcgggggcggcggaAACGGGACAGTGGGCACGTCAGCCCCGGCACCTTCTTCGAAAAGTTCTCTGCCTCggagggcagcggggctggcgtCAGCCCAGGGCAGCCGGCGGTGTCTGCGGTGGTGGGGGGCCCGCCAGGGGCCGCGGAACATGGTGCGGGCACCCCCCACGACAAGCCCCTGACCTCACCCTCCTGGGGCAAGGGCAGCGAGCTGTtgctgggggagcagcctgACCTGATGTCCTCCCTGGACAGCGGCATCCAGAGCGTGACCAAGTCGGACAGCAGCTCCCCGCACGTGGACTTTCCCGACGAGGTTAGCACCAGCTATGGCAACGAGGACGAGGTGTCCTCCAGCTCCGACAACGCTGCCTCCAAGCCCACCCGCAGCCCGCTGCTGGGCGGCTCGCCCAAGCTGCCCCGTGGGGAGCACGCACTTCTCAACGGACAGAAGCCCCTGGCCCTCGGCCTCCTCAGTACGTCTACCTCGACCCCCGACAGCTATGGGCTCAGCACCACGGCGGGCACCCACCCTGGCACGCCGAGCATGGAGCAGGTGCGGAcccccaccagcacctctgcccAGGATGAGATCCACCCCTTAGAGATCCTGCAGGCACAGATCCAGCTCCAGCGGCAGCAGTTCAGCATCTCGGAAGACCAGCCCTTGGGGCTGAAGAGCAAGAAGGGGGAGTGCACAGGGCAGAATGGGGACAGtgagctgggcagctgctgctcagagggTGTCAAGGGTGCCATGAGCACCATTGACCTGGACTCCCTGATGGCGGAGCACAACTCTACCTGGTACCTGCCTGGCGAGAAGGCCCTGATGGATGGACAGGAGGAGGACAAGCCCATGGTGCCCTGGGAGAAGCCCAAGCCCCCGAACCCCAGCAAAGAAG CCCACGACCTTCCCCCGAGCAAGACCCCGGCGGCGCAGAGCGGCAGCCACCTGCAGTGCCTCTCGGTCCACTGCACGGACGAGGTGGGCGAGGCGAAGGGCCGGACTGCGGTGCCGACGTGGAGGTCCCTGCACTCGGACATCTCCAACAGATTTGGGACTTTCGTGGCTGCCCTGACTtga